The Triplophysa dalaica isolate WHDGS20190420 chromosome 5, ASM1584641v1, whole genome shotgun sequence genome window below encodes:
- the pik3cg gene encoding phosphatidylinositol 4,5-bisphosphate 3-kinase catalytic subunit gamma isoform isoform X1, which produces MEQAGEDEPPVVRKEEKRRRRKMKAFSSSSAVPTDQVAVEFVLPTINKNSKSADSVQLDVTGNWTVDQVKAQLWQKALTTKLCPEFYQKYSADQCILLYQKKGSWYEIYDTQQVFQTLDCIRYWKALRKEVGKIYMVIKPQSTEDSLQYQRFLNHLIGYDVTDDSNVHDDELEFTRRKLLTTRKIELSDRDARLYLMDPWITSKPLPEYLLSKVSNNHILMVIHKGTTSQTIKVSIDDTPYQVLQSFFIKIANKRALIGIPEGSSESDFVLKVCGREEYLYGNYAIKDFIWIRQCLKSGEEIHLVLEDPPNPEQDVVQKEEWSQVDDCTGVAGTHEQLTVTEKDHEKVFTISLWDCNRKLRVKILGIDIPVLPRTSELIVFVEASIFHGQQLLAQERTTSRPFTEEVLWNTWLEFNIKIKDLPKEARLSLEVSCGKAQSQTSKESDCKSKSRLLSYVNLLLVDHRSLLRQGEFILHMWKMPEKNEDSVNADKLTSATNPDKHTSMAVVILLDRYCHPVVLPKRKDFQNTSEMEGGRGQRDMPNHLRKQFDQIIATDPLHPLSAEDMELLWHFRQECLRDPKAYPKFFSSVKWGKQEAVSIIHRLLEQSTVWDRSVLDVGLALQLLDCNFSDENVRTIAVRKLETLGNDDVLRYLLQLVQAVKFEPYHDSALARLLLKRALRSKRIGHFLFWFLRSEIAQSMHYQQRYAVILEAYLRGCGEAMLQDFRKQVEITEALQKVTREIRQITAEKYDVSAQVVLQLRQKLEALQVSGLPESFKVPYDPGLRAGALVIEQCKVMASKKKPLWLQFKRADATTLSSDTIGIIFKDGDDLRQDMLILQILLIMESIWELESLDLWLLPYGCISTGNKIGMIEIVKDATTIANIQQSTVGNTGAFKDEILSQWLREKCVNEDKHQQAVERFVFSCGGYCVATYVLGIGDRHNDNIMITETGNLFHIDFGHILGNYKSFLGINKERVPFVLTPDFLYLMGTAGKKSSPNFLKFQNVCLKAYLALRHHTNLLIILFSMMLMTGMPQLTSKEDIEYIREALTVGCTEDEAKQHFLDQIEICRDKGWTVQFNWFLHLVLGIKQGVEKRSA; this is translated from the exons ATGGAACAAGCCGGTGAAGATGAGCCACCAGTAGTTCGTAAAGAGGAAaagaggagaagaagaaagatGAAAGCGTTTTCATCCAGCTCGGCTGTACCAACGGATCAAGTAGCAGTTGAGTTTGTACTCCCCACCATCAATAAGAATAGCAAGAGTGCAGACTCAGTTCAACTGGATGTGACCGGGAATTGGACGGTCGATCAGGTGAAGGCTCAGCTCTGGCAAAAAGCATTAACCACTAAGCTTTGTCCTGAATTTTACCAAAAATATTCTGCGGATCAATGCATCCTGCTCTACCAGAAAAAAGGCAGCTGGTACGAGATCTACGATACGCAGCAAGTGTTCCAGACCCTTGACTGCATCCGCTACTGGAAAGCCTTAAGAAAAGAAGTCGGAAAAATATATATGGTTATCAAACCTCAGTCCACCGAggattctcttcagtaccaaaGGTTTCTGAATCACCTTATCGGATACGACGTCACAGATGACAGCAACGTCCATGATGATGAACTGGAATTCACGAGACGAAAGCTACTGACAACCAGAAAAATTGAGCTATCTGATAGAGATGCCAGACTTTATTTAATGGATCCCTGGATAACCTCTAAACCTCTCCCTGAATACCTGTTGAGCAAAGTAAGCAACAATCACATTCTGATGGTGATACACAAGGGCACAACAAGCCAAACTATTAAAGTATCTATAGATGACACACCTTATCAGGTTCTTCAGAGTTTCTTTATCAAGATTGCCAACAAGAGAGCACTTATAGGCATACCAGAAGGTTCCAGTGAatctgattttgttttaaaggtttgTGGAAGAGAGGAGTACCTATATGGGAACTATGCCATTAAAGACTTTATATGGATCAGACAGTGTCTTAAAAGTGGCGAAGAGATCCATTTGGTTTTAGAGGACCCTCCAAACCCAGAACAAGATGTTGTCCAAAAAGAAGAATGGTCACAGGTTGATGACTGCACTGGAGTAGCCGGCACTCACGAGCAACTGACCGTCACCGAGAAAGACCACGAGAAGGTGTTCACCATCTCCCTCTGGGATTGCAATCGGAAACTCAGGGTGAAGATTTTAGGCATCGACATTCCTGTACTTCCACGTACTTCGGAGCTGATTGTGTTCGTCGAGGCCAGCATTTTCCACGGGCAGCAGTTGCTGGCTCAAGAGAGGACGACCTCCAGACCCTTCACCGAGGAAGTGCTTTGGAACACCTGGCTGGAATTCAATATCAAGATTAAGGACTTACCCAAAGAAGCGCGACTTAGCCTGGAGGTGTCTTGTGGAAAAGCGCAGTCTCAAACTTCAAAGGAAAGCGACTGCAAAAGCAAAAGTCGCCTGCTGTCCTACGTCAACTTGCTACTGGTGGATCACAGATCCCTCCTCAGACAGGGTGAGTTCATCCTACACATGTGGAAGATGCCTGAGAAGAACGAGGACAGCGTCAACGCAGATAAACTTACATCCGCCACCAACCCAGATAAGCACACTTCAATGGCTGTTGTTATTCTGCTGGACAGGTACTGCCACCCCGTGGTTCTCCCGAAACGCAAAGATTTCCAAAATACATCGGAAATGGAAGGAGGGAGAGGCCAGAGAGACATGCCCAATCACCTGCGCAAACAGTTTGACCAGATTATCGCCACCGACCCTCTGCATCCCCTCAGTGCTGAAGATATGGAATTGCTCTGGCACTTCAGACAAGAGTGTCTGAGGGATCCCAAAGCGTATCCAAAGTTCTTTTCCTCTGTAAAGTGGGGCAAACAAGAGGCTGTGAGCATAATACATCGTCTGCTGGAGCAGAGTACCGTATGGGACCGAAGCGTGCTTGACGTGGGGTTGGCATTACAATTATTAGACTGCAACTTCTCTGATGAAAACGTGCGCACTATAGCTGTCCGAAAGTTAGAGACTCTGGGGAACGATGATGTGCTACGCTACCTCCTGCAGCTTGTTCAG GCTGTGAAATTTGAACCATACCATGACAGTGCACTCGCCAGGTTACTTCTTAAACGTGCGCTCAGA AGTAAGCGAATCGGCCATTTCCTCTTCTGGTTCCTCCGAAGTGAAATTGCTCAATCCATGCACTATCAACAGAGGTACGCTGTCATTCTGGAAGCTTACCTCCGCGGCTGCGGTGAAGCGATGCTGCAGGACTTCAGGAAGCAGGTGGAAATCACGGAGGCCTTGCAGAAAGTCACTCGTGAAATCAGGCAGATAACTGCTGAAAAGTACGACGTGTCAGCACAAG TTGTTTTACAGCTGAGACAGAAATTGGAGGCTCTGCAGGTGTCAGGGTTGCCAGAGAGTTTTAAAGTACCATATGACCCAGGCTTACGGGCAGGAGCACTTGTG ATCGAACAATGCAAAGTGATGGCATCCAAAAAGAAACCCTTGTGGCTACAGTTCAAACGGGCCGACGCAACAACGTTGTCAAGTGACACAATTGGGATCATCTTTAAAGATGGCGACGATCTTCGTCAGGATATGTTGATATTACAG attTTGTTAATAATGGAGTCTATCTGGGAGCTGGAGTCCTTGGATCTTTGGTTATTACCATATGGCTGTATTTCCACTGGAAATAAAATCG GAATGATTGAAATAGTGAAGGACGCCACTACCATCGCCAACATTCAGCAAAGTACGGTCGGCAACACCGGTGCTTTTAAAGATGAAATCCTGAGCCAATGGCTTCGTGAAAAATGTGTGAACGAGGACAAG CATCAGCAGGCTGTAGAACGCTTTGTGTTCTCTTGTGGAGGATACTGTGTGGCAACATACGTCCTAGGCATTGGTGATCGTCACAATGATAACATAATGATAACAGAGACAG gCAACCTCTTCCACATCGATTTTGGACACATACTAGGAAACTATAAGAGTTTCCTGGGGATAAATAAGGAAAGAGTTCCCTTTGTCTTAACTCCGGACTTCCTCTACTTGATGGGCACAGCTGGCAAAAAAAGCAGTCCTAATTTCCTCAAGTTTCAG AACGTTTGTCTGAAAGCCTATCTGGCTCTGAGGCATCACACCAACCTGCTCATCATCCTTTTCTCCATGATGCTGATGACCGGCATGCCTCAGCTGACCAGTAAGGAGGACATAGAATATATACGGGAAGCTCTGACAGTGGGATGCACCGAGGATGAAGCCAAACAACACTTCTTGGATCAGATCGAGATCTGTCGGGACAAGGGTTGGACGGTGCAGTTCAACTGGTTCCTTCACTTGGTGCTCGGCATTAAACAGGGTGTGGAGAAACGTTCAGCTTGA
- the pik3cg gene encoding phosphatidylinositol 4,5-bisphosphate 3-kinase catalytic subunit gamma isoform isoform X2, translating to MEQAGEDEPPVVRKEEKRRRRKMKAFSSSSAVPTDQVAVEFVLPTINKNSKSADSVQLDVTGNWTVDQVKAQLWQKALTTKLCPEFYQKYSADQCILLYQKKGSWYEIYDTQQVFQTLDCIRYWKALRKEVGKIYMVIKPQSTEDSLQYQRFLNHLIGYDVTDDSNVHDDELEFTRRKLLTTRKIELSDRDARLYLMDPWITSKPLPEYLLSKVCGREEYLYGNYAIKDFIWIRQCLKSGEEIHLVLEDPPNPEQDVVQKEEWSQVDDCTGVAGTHEQLTVTEKDHEKVFTISLWDCNRKLRVKILGIDIPVLPRTSELIVFVEASIFHGQQLLAQERTTSRPFTEEVLWNTWLEFNIKIKDLPKEARLSLEVSCGKAQSQTSKESDCKSKSRLLSYVNLLLVDHRSLLRQGEFILHMWKMPEKNEDSVNADKLTSATNPDKHTSMAVVILLDRYCHPVVLPKRKDFQNTSEMEGGRGQRDMPNHLRKQFDQIIATDPLHPLSAEDMELLWHFRQECLRDPKAYPKFFSSVKWGKQEAVSIIHRLLEQSTVWDRSVLDVGLALQLLDCNFSDENVRTIAVRKLETLGNDDVLRYLLQLVQAVKFEPYHDSALARLLLKRALRSKRIGHFLFWFLRSEIAQSMHYQQRYAVILEAYLRGCGEAMLQDFRKQVEITEALQKVTREIRQITAEKYDVSAQVVLQLRQKLEALQVSGLPESFKVPYDPGLRAGALVIEQCKVMASKKKPLWLQFKRADATTLSSDTIGIIFKDGDDLRQDMLILQILLIMESIWELESLDLWLLPYGCISTGNKIGMIEIVKDATTIANIQQSTVGNTGAFKDEILSQWLREKCVNEDKHQQAVERFVFSCGGYCVATYVLGIGDRHNDNIMITETGNLFHIDFGHILGNYKSFLGINKERVPFVLTPDFLYLMGTAGKKSSPNFLKFQNVCLKAYLALRHHTNLLIILFSMMLMTGMPQLTSKEDIEYIREALTVGCTEDEAKQHFLDQIEICRDKGWTVQFNWFLHLVLGIKQGVEKRSA from the exons ATGGAACAAGCCGGTGAAGATGAGCCACCAGTAGTTCGTAAAGAGGAAaagaggagaagaagaaagatGAAAGCGTTTTCATCCAGCTCGGCTGTACCAACGGATCAAGTAGCAGTTGAGTTTGTACTCCCCACCATCAATAAGAATAGCAAGAGTGCAGACTCAGTTCAACTGGATGTGACCGGGAATTGGACGGTCGATCAGGTGAAGGCTCAGCTCTGGCAAAAAGCATTAACCACTAAGCTTTGTCCTGAATTTTACCAAAAATATTCTGCGGATCAATGCATCCTGCTCTACCAGAAAAAAGGCAGCTGGTACGAGATCTACGATACGCAGCAAGTGTTCCAGACCCTTGACTGCATCCGCTACTGGAAAGCCTTAAGAAAAGAAGTCGGAAAAATATATATGGTTATCAAACCTCAGTCCACCGAggattctcttcagtaccaaaGGTTTCTGAATCACCTTATCGGATACGACGTCACAGATGACAGCAACGTCCATGATGATGAACTGGAATTCACGAGACGAAAGCTACTGACAACCAGAAAAATTGAGCTATCTGATAGAGATGCCAGACTTTATTTAATGGATCCCTGGATAACCTCTAAACCTCTCCCTGAATACCTGTTGAGCAAA gtttgTGGAAGAGAGGAGTACCTATATGGGAACTATGCCATTAAAGACTTTATATGGATCAGACAGTGTCTTAAAAGTGGCGAAGAGATCCATTTGGTTTTAGAGGACCCTCCAAACCCAGAACAAGATGTTGTCCAAAAAGAAGAATGGTCACAGGTTGATGACTGCACTGGAGTAGCCGGCACTCACGAGCAACTGACCGTCACCGAGAAAGACCACGAGAAGGTGTTCACCATCTCCCTCTGGGATTGCAATCGGAAACTCAGGGTGAAGATTTTAGGCATCGACATTCCTGTACTTCCACGTACTTCGGAGCTGATTGTGTTCGTCGAGGCCAGCATTTTCCACGGGCAGCAGTTGCTGGCTCAAGAGAGGACGACCTCCAGACCCTTCACCGAGGAAGTGCTTTGGAACACCTGGCTGGAATTCAATATCAAGATTAAGGACTTACCCAAAGAAGCGCGACTTAGCCTGGAGGTGTCTTGTGGAAAAGCGCAGTCTCAAACTTCAAAGGAAAGCGACTGCAAAAGCAAAAGTCGCCTGCTGTCCTACGTCAACTTGCTACTGGTGGATCACAGATCCCTCCTCAGACAGGGTGAGTTCATCCTACACATGTGGAAGATGCCTGAGAAGAACGAGGACAGCGTCAACGCAGATAAACTTACATCCGCCACCAACCCAGATAAGCACACTTCAATGGCTGTTGTTATTCTGCTGGACAGGTACTGCCACCCCGTGGTTCTCCCGAAACGCAAAGATTTCCAAAATACATCGGAAATGGAAGGAGGGAGAGGCCAGAGAGACATGCCCAATCACCTGCGCAAACAGTTTGACCAGATTATCGCCACCGACCCTCTGCATCCCCTCAGTGCTGAAGATATGGAATTGCTCTGGCACTTCAGACAAGAGTGTCTGAGGGATCCCAAAGCGTATCCAAAGTTCTTTTCCTCTGTAAAGTGGGGCAAACAAGAGGCTGTGAGCATAATACATCGTCTGCTGGAGCAGAGTACCGTATGGGACCGAAGCGTGCTTGACGTGGGGTTGGCATTACAATTATTAGACTGCAACTTCTCTGATGAAAACGTGCGCACTATAGCTGTCCGAAAGTTAGAGACTCTGGGGAACGATGATGTGCTACGCTACCTCCTGCAGCTTGTTCAG GCTGTGAAATTTGAACCATACCATGACAGTGCACTCGCCAGGTTACTTCTTAAACGTGCGCTCAGA AGTAAGCGAATCGGCCATTTCCTCTTCTGGTTCCTCCGAAGTGAAATTGCTCAATCCATGCACTATCAACAGAGGTACGCTGTCATTCTGGAAGCTTACCTCCGCGGCTGCGGTGAAGCGATGCTGCAGGACTTCAGGAAGCAGGTGGAAATCACGGAGGCCTTGCAGAAAGTCACTCGTGAAATCAGGCAGATAACTGCTGAAAAGTACGACGTGTCAGCACAAG TTGTTTTACAGCTGAGACAGAAATTGGAGGCTCTGCAGGTGTCAGGGTTGCCAGAGAGTTTTAAAGTACCATATGACCCAGGCTTACGGGCAGGAGCACTTGTG ATCGAACAATGCAAAGTGATGGCATCCAAAAAGAAACCCTTGTGGCTACAGTTCAAACGGGCCGACGCAACAACGTTGTCAAGTGACACAATTGGGATCATCTTTAAAGATGGCGACGATCTTCGTCAGGATATGTTGATATTACAG attTTGTTAATAATGGAGTCTATCTGGGAGCTGGAGTCCTTGGATCTTTGGTTATTACCATATGGCTGTATTTCCACTGGAAATAAAATCG GAATGATTGAAATAGTGAAGGACGCCACTACCATCGCCAACATTCAGCAAAGTACGGTCGGCAACACCGGTGCTTTTAAAGATGAAATCCTGAGCCAATGGCTTCGTGAAAAATGTGTGAACGAGGACAAG CATCAGCAGGCTGTAGAACGCTTTGTGTTCTCTTGTGGAGGATACTGTGTGGCAACATACGTCCTAGGCATTGGTGATCGTCACAATGATAACATAATGATAACAGAGACAG gCAACCTCTTCCACATCGATTTTGGACACATACTAGGAAACTATAAGAGTTTCCTGGGGATAAATAAGGAAAGAGTTCCCTTTGTCTTAACTCCGGACTTCCTCTACTTGATGGGCACAGCTGGCAAAAAAAGCAGTCCTAATTTCCTCAAGTTTCAG AACGTTTGTCTGAAAGCCTATCTGGCTCTGAGGCATCACACCAACCTGCTCATCATCCTTTTCTCCATGATGCTGATGACCGGCATGCCTCAGCTGACCAGTAAGGAGGACATAGAATATATACGGGAAGCTCTGACAGTGGGATGCACCGAGGATGAAGCCAAACAACACTTCTTGGATCAGATCGAGATCTGTCGGGACAAGGGTTGGACGGTGCAGTTCAACTGGTTCCTTCACTTGGTGCTCGGCATTAAACAGGGTGTGGAGAAACGTTCAGCTTGA
- the fgd4b gene encoding FYVE, RhoGEF and PH domain-containing protein 4 produces MGSPMPPPAVLPKPKFKCPGKISPADIVDQDETETNIIRERTAAVSKYYRHFDKSITKDTPDHSSSDKLIEAHLEHERQDTGDQHPEGSMSHSSQGSDWPDWSGWWSEEVKRVSKLKENEIGTNLEHLQTPSETSTSVLQHDESVQRREDVVEEQQQNMENDGDKQDIKEMKLYKIANELLQTERAYVKRLHLLEQVFCNKLSEEALKGLFPLDVVKGIFSNVGSIYTFHSAFLLPDLETRMSQWDSTPRIGDILAQLAPFLRMYAEYVKNFDSAMDLLKQWTERSPQFSAVIQDIQSMKECGNLTLQHHMLEPVQRVPRYEMLIKDYLKKLPEDDSDRSQAEKSLHIISMAATHSNMAIRKMENLKKLMEIYEMLGGEEDIVNPSNELIKEGQILKLAARNTSSMERYLFLFNNILLDCVPKFSLVGPRFTVRTRVGVEGMKVLETSNDDYPHTFQVSGKERTLELQASSEEDKEDWIKAFQETIAVFQQKNETFKTASREVGDEVSKEELGKRAPRWIRDNEVTMCMKCKEPFNALTRRRHHCRACGYVVCYKCSDHKASLQYDGNKLNKVCKDCYLILTGRADAEEPVGGKKRGILEIEAAQVSENSYMCGFLQYSDRTKPCQRVWCVIPQHDALVLYLYGAPQDVKAQCTIPLLGYQVEDIHRPADHPPTSFRLCQSKSVHCFAADNEEMKLRWLRVIHKAVIGETPECQTPCDDGPVNGCHDSRPDDI; encoded by the exons ATGGGGTCACCAATGCCTCCTCCAGCAG TGCTTCCAAAACCAAAATTCAAGTGTCCGGGGAAGATTTCCCCTGCTGATATCGTGGATCAGGACGAGACTGAGACAAATATTATCAGAGAGAGGACCGCTGCGGTCTCCAAATATTACAGACATTTTGACAAGAG taTCACCAAAGATACACCAGATCATTCTTCGTCTGATAAGCTCATAGAAGCTCACCTTGAGCATGAACGTCAAGACACCGGTGACCAACATCCGGAGGGATCAATGAGTCACTCCTCACAGGGGTCCGATTGGCCAGACTGGTCGGGTTGGTGGTCAGAAGAAGTCAAAAGAGTGAGTAAGCTTAAAGAGAACGAGATTGGCACCAACCTCGAGCATCTCCAGACTCCTTCAGAAACCAGCACGAGCGTTCTTCAACACGATGAATCTGTTCAGAGGCGGGAGGACGTTGTAGAAGAACAACAGCAGAACATGGAGAACGATGGCGACAAACAG GACATCAAAGAGATGAAACTCTATAAGATCGCGAATGAACTTCTGCAGACGGAAAGAGCTTATGTGAAGCGACTGCACTTACTGGAGCAG GTGTTTTGCAATAAACTCTCAGAGGAGGCGCTGAAGGGGCTGTTTCCTCTGGACGTGGTGAAGGGCATCTTTTCTAACGTGGGATCCATCTACACCTTCCACAGCGCATTCCTCCTGCCTGATCTGGAGACACGGATGAGCCAGTG GGACTCAACGCCTCGTATCGGGGACATCTTGGCACAGCTCGCTCCTTTTCTGAGGATGTACGCTGAGTATGTGAAGAATTTCGACAGTGCCATGGATCTGCTGAAACAGTGGACGGAACGCTCACCGCAGTTTAGCGCCGTTATTCAGGACATACAG AGTATGAAAGAGTGTGGAAATCTGACTTTACAACATCACATGCTGGAGCCAGTACAGCGGGTTCCTCGCTACGAGATGCTCATTAAAGATTATCTGAAGAAATTACCGGAGGACGACAGCGACCGCAGCCAAGCTGAAA AGTCTTTGCACATCATCTCAATGGCTGCTACGCACTCCAACATGGCCATCCGGAAGATG GAGAACCTTAAGAAGCTCATGGAGATCTACGAGATGTTGGGAGGAGAGGAGGACATCGTGAATCCCTCTAATGAGCTCATAAAAGAAGGACAGATCCTGAAACTGGCAGCCAGGAACACTTCGTCCATGGAGAGATACCTCTTCCTG TTTAACAACATACTGCTGGACTGTGTGCCAAAGTTCAGTCTGGTGGGTCCCAGGTTCACCGTACGCACGCGGGTCGGGGTCGAGGGCATGAAGGTGCTTGAAACCTCCAATGACGATTATCCACACACTTTCCAAGTGTCTGGTAAAGAGCGTACACTTGAACTACAGGCCAG CTCGGAGGAAGACAAAGAGGACTGGATCAAG GCGTTCCAAGAGACCATCGCAGTTTTTCAGCAGAAGAATGAAACGTTCAAAACGGCCTCGAGAGAAGTGGGGGATGAGGTGTCT AAAGAGGAGCTGGGAAAGAGAGCTCCACGCTGGATTCGGGATAATGAGGTGACCATGTGCATGAAATGCAAGGAACCCTTCAATGCTTTGACCCGCAGGAGGCACCATTGCAGGGCGTGCGGATAT GTGGTGTGCTATAAATGCTCCGACCACAAAGCATCGCTGCAATATGATggcaataaattaaataaagtgtgcaAGGACTGCTACTTAATACTGACTGGCAGAGCGGATGCCGAAGAACCAGTCGGCGGCAAGAAGAGAGGAATTCTTGAG ATTGAAGCGGCTCAAGTCTCAGAAAACAGTTACATGTGCGGCTTCCTACAGTACAGTGACAGAACCAAACCATGTCAGAGGGTCTGGTGTGTGATTCCTCAGCATGATGCGCTGGTTCTTTATCTGTATGGTGCGCCGCAG GATGTCAAAGCCCAGTGTACGATTCCACTCCTGGGTTACCAGGTTGAGGACATCCACAGACCAGCGGATCATCCTCCAACAAGCTTCCGTCTGTGCCAGTCCAAATCCGTCCACTGTTTTGCTGCAGACAATGAGGAAATGAAACTGCGCTGGCTGAGAGTCATCCACAAAGCTGTGATCGGAGAGACGCCAGAATGCCAGACGCCGTGTGATGATGGGCCTGTCAACGGTTGCCATGACAGCAGACCAGATGATATCTAA